A genomic window from Sulfurospirillum multivorans DSM 12446 includes:
- a CDS encoding EF-hand domain-containing protein, with amino-acid sequence MTISSNSLYETSLYGSYGSSTSSSTSSSTSDFVDALLTSMDSDSSGAIDSAEFSSAALALSNSDESTISSAFSSLDSDGDGTISEDELSSLFTTEESETVASGMPPPPPPTSSSSEEDTGYTAEELTAMAEESASTDTNLSTLLSAISENFEAADTDGDGKVTSAEAMAYQQSSLETTDATEMSTVSAAGGTPPPPPPSSSSSTDEDEDDTGYTVDELTAMASETSSTDSALSSLYEALAENFDAADTNEDGTVSATEARAYQDSAQAESSGTTTDTTEESTTSSEELMQTLLAQIIANYASQNTLAGTSVSFSA; translated from the coding sequence ATGACGATAAGTTCAAATTCTCTCTACGAAACGTCTTTGTACGGTTCGTATGGCAGCAGTACCAGCAGTAGTACCAGTTCGAGTACTTCAGATTTCGTAGATGCGTTGCTTACATCTATGGATTCTGATTCGAGTGGTGCTATTGACAGTGCTGAGTTTAGCAGTGCAGCTTTAGCATTGTCAAACAGTGACGAAAGTACTATTAGTAGTGCTTTTTCATCGTTAGACAGTGATGGAGATGGAACGATCAGTGAGGATGAACTAAGTTCATTGTTTACGACTGAAGAATCTGAGACGGTAGCGTCAGGTATGCCCCCACCTCCGCCACCTACATCATCATCCAGTGAAGAAGATACGGGTTATACCGCTGAAGAACTTACCGCTATGGCGGAAGAGAGTGCTTCAACCGATACGAACCTTTCGACTTTACTTTCAGCTATTTCGGAGAATTTCGAGGCAGCTGATACCGATGGTGATGGTAAAGTGACTTCAGCTGAAGCAATGGCTTATCAACAATCATCATTAGAGACAACCGATGCAACAGAGATGAGTACAGTATCTGCGGCTGGAGGCACGCCCCCGCCACCACCGCCATCATCTTCTTCTTCAACAGATGAGGATGAGGACGATACGGGTTACACTGTGGATGAGCTTACCGCTATGGCGAGTGAGACTTCATCAACGGATAGTGCCCTTTCATCGCTCTATGAAGCATTGGCTGAGAATTTTGATGCCGCTGATACCAACGAAGATGGTACAGTAAGCGCCACTGAAGCACGAGCCTACCAGGACTCTGCGCAAGCAGAAAGTTCTGGTACAACAACGGATACAACAGAAGAGAGTACAACCAGTAGTGAAGAGTTGATGCAAACGCTTTTAGCGCAAATCATCGCAAACTATGCTTCTCAAAATACTCTTGCTGGAACCTCTGTCAGCTTTAGTGCCTAA
- the phnX gene encoding phosphonoacetaldehyde hydrolase produces MKTGIQGVICDWAGTMVDFGSLSPVTAFSEAFERFGFSVSFDEIRTFMGMLKYDHAKAILNLTKERFLEQFGRYPTEEDVQTIYCSFEPALFDVLAHHSIPIEGAVAFAEALKARSIKLGSTTGYTASMMEVVTREAAKQGYKPECYITPSAFLPGRPHPFMIYKNAIELEIYPLSAIVKIGDTISDIHEGLNAGCWSIGVALSGNELGLSYDSYKELPASLLEEKRLHAHQKLGAAGAHCVIDGIWDALPLLDIIHEKIKNGEKPCHIHL; encoded by the coding sequence ATGAAAACAGGAATTCAAGGTGTTATTTGCGATTGGGCAGGGACAATGGTCGATTTTGGTTCGCTCTCTCCGGTCACTGCATTTAGTGAAGCGTTTGAACGTTTTGGGTTTAGCGTGAGTTTTGATGAAATTCGAACGTTTATGGGAATGCTCAAATATGACCATGCCAAAGCCATTTTAAATCTAACCAAAGAGCGCTTTTTGGAGCAATTTGGGCGCTACCCAACCGAAGAGGACGTGCAGACAATTTACTGCTCTTTTGAACCTGCTCTTTTTGATGTATTGGCACACCATAGCATTCCTATCGAAGGGGCAGTTGCTTTTGCTGAAGCACTCAAAGCGCGTTCCATAAAACTGGGCTCCACGACGGGTTATACCGCTTCCATGATGGAAGTTGTTACGCGTGAAGCGGCAAAACAGGGCTACAAACCTGAGTGCTACATCACACCCTCAGCATTTTTACCCGGGCGACCGCACCCTTTTATGATCTACAAAAATGCCATCGAATTGGAAATCTATCCGCTCAGTGCTATCGTTAAAATTGGCGATACGATCAGCGATATTCATGAAGGGCTAAATGCAGGATGTTGGAGTATTGGCGTCGCCCTTAGCGGTAATGAGCTAGGTCTCTCTTACGATTCTTATAAAGAACTCCCCGCCTCTCTTTTAGAAGAAAAACGCCTTCATGCCCATCAAAAACTAGGAGCCGCAGGAGCACATTGCGTGATTGATGGCATTTGGGACGCTTTACCTCTTCTTGACATTATTCATGAAAAAATAAAAAATGGGGAAAAACCATGCCACATTCATCTCTAA
- a CDS encoding response regulator transcription factor, whose protein sequence is MIKILMIEDDVELAQLLQESLLNENIETTLAFTPLDGLTALQHDTFDALVLDLSLPQIDGLEICRIVHASIPTLPIIISSARSDMGDKVMGFERGADDFLPKPYDPRELAYRLRAILRRGNTINEPTAFTFSIDEERHIIKRGKNELRLTMAEYDIVSYMLKKEGFVISREELLMNIGSIKYESSLKSIDVIMGRIRQKISDDPKKPRFILSVRGVGYKFVNA, encoded by the coding sequence ATGATTAAAATTTTAATGATCGAAGATGACGTTGAACTCGCGCAACTGCTTCAAGAATCTCTTTTAAACGAGAACATTGAAACCACATTGGCGTTTACCCCTTTGGACGGCTTAACAGCACTCCAACATGACACCTTTGATGCCCTTGTTTTAGATCTCTCCTTGCCTCAAATTGACGGCTTAGAGATTTGCCGCATTGTGCATGCTTCCATTCCAACCCTTCCGATTATTATCTCCTCCGCACGTTCTGACATGGGCGATAAAGTGATGGGATTTGAGCGTGGTGCGGATGATTTTTTACCCAAACCTTATGATCCAAGAGAACTTGCTTACAGGCTTCGGGCGATTTTAAGACGTGGCAATACAATCAATGAACCCACTGCTTTTACGTTTAGCATTGATGAAGAGCGACACATCATCAAGCGTGGTAAAAATGAACTGAGACTTACGATGGCAGAGTATGACATCGTCTCGTATATGCTGAAAAAAGAGGGTTTTGTGATCTCACGCGAAGAGCTTTTGATGAATATCGGCTCTATCAAGTACGAAAGCAGTCTTAAAAGTATCGATGTGATTATGGGACGCATTCGCCAAAAAATCAGTGATGATCCTAAAAAGCCTCGGTTTATTCTCTCAGTGCGAGGGGTTGGGTATAAATTTGTTAATGCGTAA
- a CDS encoding putative 2-aminoethylphosphonate ABC transporter ATP-binding protein: protein MSDTTAIAICNVSKRFEDFTALKSINLEVKKGELVCFLGPSGCGKTTLLRIIAGLESCDEGEIVQYGKTITHLPPSKRDYGIVFQSYALFPNLTVAKNIGYGLKEKGFEKKEAKKRVKELLALVGLSGSEGKYPSELSGGQQQRVAFARAIATKPSLLLLDEPLSALDARVREHLRQEIRELQKSLGITTIMVTHDQEEALSIADKIVVMNHGVIEQVGTPLEIYRHPKSLFVADFIGKINLLEALYQGKNLFSVGMLSLNVWIEEADMPSEYQSAKLLIRPEDIKLYDAEAENIIEGTVLKMTFLGSFCRLLVAINGLLDDTLLLDLPHKLLMRDTIDEGSLIKLAIAPKDIRYFLGETHA, encoded by the coding sequence GTGTCCGATACAACGGCGATTGCCATTTGCAATGTTTCAAAACGCTTTGAGGATTTTACAGCACTAAAGTCCATTAATCTTGAGGTCAAAAAAGGGGAATTGGTCTGTTTCTTAGGGCCTTCAGGATGCGGTAAAACCACGCTTCTTCGCATTATCGCTGGGCTTGAAAGCTGTGATGAAGGCGAGATCGTACAATATGGCAAAACCATTACCCACCTTCCTCCTTCCAAGCGTGATTACGGCATTGTGTTTCAAAGCTACGCCCTCTTCCCCAATCTGACGGTCGCTAAAAATATCGGTTACGGGTTAAAAGAGAAAGGCTTTGAAAAAAAAGAGGCAAAAAAGCGTGTCAAAGAGCTTTTGGCATTGGTTGGACTCAGTGGGAGTGAAGGAAAATACCCAAGTGAACTGAGCGGTGGACAACAACAACGCGTCGCATTTGCCAGAGCCATCGCCACCAAACCCTCTTTACTACTGCTTGATGAGCCACTTTCTGCTTTAGATGCAAGGGTGCGCGAGCACTTACGCCAAGAGATTCGCGAGCTTCAAAAGAGCCTTGGTATCACGACAATTATGGTCACACATGACCAAGAAGAAGCGTTAAGCATCGCCGATAAAATTGTCGTTATGAACCACGGGGTCATCGAACAGGTCGGAACGCCTTTGGAGATTTACCGCCATCCTAAAAGCCTTTTTGTCGCTGATTTTATTGGGAAAATCAATCTACTAGAAGCACTCTATCAAGGCAAAAATCTTTTTAGTGTCGGTATGCTTTCGCTGAATGTTTGGATTGAAGAAGCGGACATGCCCAGTGAATACCAAAGCGCAAAACTGCTGATTCGTCCTGAGGATATTAAACTCTACGATGCTGAAGCTGAAAATATCATCGAAGGCACTGTTTTAAAAATGACGTTTCTAGGAAGCTTCTGTCGACTTTTGGTTGCGATCAACGGCTTGTTAGACGATACGTTATTGCTTGATTTACCGCATAAACTCCTGATGCGTGACACCATTGATGAGGGAAGTTTGATTAAATTAGCGATTGCACCTAAAGATATTCGTTATTTTTTAGGCGAAACGCATGCCTAG
- a CDS encoding putative 2-aminoethylphosphonate ABC transporter substrate-binding protein, giving the protein MVLKKSICALAGLLLASHVLAAKESITVYTALESDQVKPYLESFKKAQPDIEVKIVRDSTGIITAKLLAEKENPQADVVWGTAATSLVLLEQNGMLEPYAPASIKHIEAKFKDTKNPPTWVGNDVWGSAICFNEIEAKKQNIPLPTSWEDLTKPIYKGKIVMPNPASSGTGFLDVTAWLKIFGEQKGWEYMDKLHENIGQYTHSGSKPCKMAAAGEFPIGISFEYRAAKSKKEGAPIAIVFPKEGLGWDLEATAIMKGTKNLKTAKTFVDWATGEEANKLYAENFAVVAYKGLSKPIEHIPSNYASMLIENDFAWSAKNRERILKEWSKRYESKSEAKK; this is encoded by the coding sequence ATGGTACTAAAAAAAAGCATCTGTGCACTTGCAGGTTTACTACTTGCAAGCCATGTCTTAGCGGCTAAAGAGAGCATCACGGTTTACACCGCGCTGGAGTCTGATCAAGTGAAGCCTTATTTGGAGTCTTTCAAAAAAGCACAACCTGACATTGAAGTCAAAATCGTGCGTGATTCTACAGGCATCATTACCGCAAAATTACTTGCTGAAAAAGAGAATCCTCAAGCAGATGTCGTGTGGGGAACGGCTGCAACCAGTTTGGTACTTTTAGAGCAAAATGGTATGTTAGAACCTTACGCACCTGCTTCCATCAAACACATCGAAGCCAAATTCAAAGATACCAAAAATCCTCCAACATGGGTTGGAAACGATGTGTGGGGCAGTGCCATCTGTTTTAATGAAATCGAAGCTAAAAAACAAAATATTCCTTTGCCAACCAGTTGGGAAGATTTGACTAAACCGATCTACAAAGGCAAAATCGTTATGCCAAACCCTGCAAGTTCAGGTACGGGCTTTTTGGACGTGACCGCATGGCTTAAAATCTTCGGCGAACAAAAAGGGTGGGAGTACATGGATAAGCTTCATGAAAACATCGGACAATACACCCATTCTGGCTCCAAACCATGCAAAATGGCAGCTGCGGGTGAATTTCCAATCGGTATCAGCTTTGAGTACCGTGCCGCTAAGTCTAAAAAAGAGGGTGCACCCATCGCTATCGTTTTTCCTAAAGAGGGCTTAGGTTGGGATTTAGAAGCAACTGCGATCATGAAAGGAACTAAAAACCTTAAAACTGCTAAAACCTTTGTCGACTGGGCAACGGGAGAAGAAGCCAACAAACTCTACGCTGAAAATTTTGCCGTCGTTGCGTACAAAGGACTCTCTAAACCTATTGAACATATTCCTTCAAACTACGCTTCTATGCTCATTGAAAACGACTTTGCATGGTCAGCAAAAAACAGAGAAAGAATCCTAAAAGAGTGGTCTAAACGCTACGAATCCAAGTCTGAAGCTAAAAAATAA
- a CDS encoding putative 2-aminoethylphosphonate ABC transporter permease subunit, with the protein MPSFWQDSNRLVLGTITLLLVLLLSTIILVPLFQILRQSFFDTAHHFIFLHNFIDYLSQTKSLRLIQNSLFVSIVSTLIVVPIAFWFAYALMRSCMPLKPLFRYASFMPLLAPSLLPAISFVYLFGHQGFLKPWMGGSTIYGAWGIIFGECFYVFPHILMIFLSALSLSDARLYEAAQSMGANSVRKFFTITLPTLKYALVSAILVSFTLVITDFGVPKVIGGDFPVLATEIYKHVIGQQNFSLGATVGVLLLIPSVITFLVDSLVQRKQKAVLGSKFVLYTSKKAPIFDAMMFAFALFVATLLLIILGVSFFASFVKFWPYDLSLVLKHYDFDSMDGGGWNSYFNSLTLAFWSALLGTILVFITAYVVERGKIFSFLRSFLKLLALLPMAVPGLVLGLGYIFFFNHPSNPLNGIYQTMGILVVCTVAHFFTTSYITATTTIKQIDDEFEDVAESMGVACYATFFKVIVPIATPSILQIARYFFVNAMTTVSAVVFLYSPSTTLASVAVLNMDDAGDISAAAAMATLIVVTSLSVTLLFNALSHFIFKQSQQWRKSR; encoded by the coding sequence ATGCCTAGCTTCTGGCAAGACTCCAATCGCCTCGTTTTAGGCACGATCACCCTTTTATTAGTCCTCTTGCTGAGTACGATCATTTTAGTGCCACTGTTTCAAATCTTACGCCAAAGTTTTTTCGATACGGCGCATCACTTTATCTTTCTTCATAATTTCATTGATTACCTAAGCCAAACAAAATCGTTACGCTTGATTCAAAATTCTCTTTTTGTCTCGATTGTCAGCACGCTGATCGTCGTACCGATAGCATTTTGGTTTGCTTACGCGCTGATGCGTTCATGTATGCCCCTAAAACCGCTCTTTCGTTATGCCTCGTTTATGCCCTTACTTGCCCCTTCCCTGCTTCCAGCCATCTCGTTTGTCTATCTTTTTGGGCATCAAGGTTTTTTAAAACCGTGGATGGGAGGCAGTACGATTTATGGAGCATGGGGCATTATTTTTGGCGAATGCTTTTACGTTTTCCCGCATATTTTGATGATTTTTTTAAGTGCGCTGTCGCTCTCCGATGCAAGGCTTTACGAAGCGGCACAAAGCATGGGCGCCAACAGTGTGCGAAAATTTTTTACGATCACGCTTCCTACCCTCAAATACGCGCTCGTTTCGGCGATTTTAGTCAGTTTTACTCTCGTCATTACCGACTTTGGCGTCCCTAAAGTCATCGGTGGCGATTTTCCCGTTTTAGCAACGGAGATTTACAAACATGTCATTGGTCAGCAAAATTTCTCTCTTGGCGCGACAGTAGGTGTTTTACTCTTGATCCCTTCGGTGATCACGTTTCTTGTCGACAGTCTTGTACAACGAAAACAAAAAGCGGTTTTAGGCTCGAAATTTGTCCTCTATACCTCCAAAAAAGCTCCGATTTTCGATGCCATGATGTTTGCGTTTGCCCTCTTCGTTGCAACCCTTTTACTGATCATTTTAGGCGTCTCTTTTTTTGCCTCATTTGTCAAATTTTGGCCCTACGATTTAAGCCTTGTGCTCAAACATTATGATTTTGATAGCATGGACGGCGGAGGCTGGAACTCTTACTTCAATAGCCTGACCTTAGCCTTTTGGAGTGCTTTGTTGGGAACGATCTTGGTGTTTATAACCGCCTATGTCGTGGAACGTGGGAAAATCTTTTCATTCTTACGCTCTTTTCTCAAACTCTTAGCCCTGCTTCCGATGGCGGTTCCGGGTCTTGTTTTAGGGCTTGGATACATCTTCTTTTTCAACCATCCTAGCAACCCTCTTAATGGGATCTATCAAACAATGGGTATTTTGGTCGTCTGTACGGTCGCGCACTTTTTTACGACCAGTTACATTACGGCAACCACCACGATCAAACAGATTGACGACGAGTTTGAAGATGTCGCCGAGTCTATGGGCGTTGCGTGCTATGCGACCTTTTTCAAAGTCATCGTACCCATTGCAACCCCTTCTATTTTACAAATCGCGCGTTACTTTTTTGTGAATGCCATGACCACCGTCTCCGCTGTTGTCTTTCTCTACTCGCCTTCCACAACACTCGCATCCGTAGCCGTTTTAAATATGGACGATGCAGGAGACATCAGCGCTGCAGCCGCGATGGCAACGCTCATTGTCGTAACTTCCCTTAGTGTGACACTTCTGTTTAACGCACTCTCTCACTTCATCTTCAAACAAAGCCAACAGTGGCGAAAATCGCGCTAG
- a CDS encoding response regulator, producing MSQPKYKILIIEDDKQIQKLLEVSLEEHAFLLKVCGSQKEGMSHMIAFNPDLILLDLGLPDGDGKLFVGKIREFSNIPIIIVSARNSEQEIVDSLNLGADDYVVKPFFTGELVARINSALRHALKKESTPVFKVGTLELDLEKREFKQDDVALHLTPLEFSLLKFFMQNSGKALTHAQILKNVWGVGYQNDTKILRVFVNQLRKKIEIDPNRPTLLITISGVGYRFG from the coding sequence TTGTCTCAGCCTAAATATAAAATTTTAATCATTGAAGATGATAAACAGATCCAAAAGCTTCTTGAAGTGAGTCTTGAAGAGCACGCTTTTTTACTCAAAGTGTGTGGCAGTCAAAAAGAGGGCATGTCGCATATGATTGCGTTTAATCCTGATCTGATTTTGTTAGATTTAGGGCTTCCCGATGGTGATGGAAAGCTTTTTGTAGGGAAAATTCGTGAGTTTAGCAACATTCCCATTATTATTGTTTCGGCACGAAATAGCGAACAAGAGATCGTGGATTCACTCAATCTTGGAGCGGATGATTATGTGGTGAAACCCTTTTTTACAGGAGAGCTCGTTGCTCGCATCAACTCCGCACTTAGGCATGCGCTCAAAAAAGAGAGCACTCCCGTATTTAAAGTTGGTACATTAGAACTTGACCTTGAAAAACGAGAATTTAAACAAGATGATGTTGCATTGCATCTCACCCCGTTAGAGTTTAGCCTTTTAAAATTTTTCATGCAAAACAGTGGGAAGGCTCTAACCCATGCGCAAATCCTCAAAAATGTCTGGGGTGTTGGCTACCAAAACGATACCAAAATACTGCGTGTGTTTGTCAATCAACTGCGTAAAAAGATCGAAATCGACCCCAATCGACCCACATTGCTCATTACTATTTCGGGTGTTGGGTATCGATTTGGATAA
- the phnW gene encoding 2-aminoethylphosphonate--pyruvate transaminase, producing MPHSSLNTLDLTHIPQNAYLLLTPGPLSTSKRVRAGLLKDWCTWDKEYNDMVQEIRSRLVALASKSDAYTAVLMQGSGTFCVESAITTLLPKEGAKLLVLTNGAYGERIAEIAAYASIPCVTCNVEETTTFSLEAVEYLLQNDPSITAIAVVHCETTTGILNPIFEVAKLSKAYHKLLIVDAMSSFGGIPIDLDALDADVLISSANKCIQGVPGFGFMLFKKKILKRCFGNARSLSLDAYAQYKTMEEGGGKWRFTSPTHVVHAFIEALYELEEEGGVEARYTRYCTNQRLLIEGMEALNFECVIDQTLQSPIITSFYSPNHTSYDFKEFYLRLKHKGFVIYPGKVSNIESFRIGTIGHVFPEDIARLLKAVQEAIFW from the coding sequence ATGCCACATTCATCTCTAAACACCCTAGATCTAACCCATATTCCACAAAATGCCTACCTCCTGTTAACACCAGGTCCGCTAAGTACCAGTAAGCGCGTTCGTGCTGGGTTATTAAAAGATTGGTGTACGTGGGATAAAGAGTATAACGACATGGTACAAGAGATTCGCTCTCGCCTGGTTGCCTTAGCGTCTAAAAGCGATGCGTATACCGCTGTACTGATGCAAGGAAGTGGTACCTTTTGTGTCGAATCGGCGATCACCACACTCTTGCCCAAAGAAGGAGCCAAACTGCTCGTTTTAACCAACGGCGCTTATGGCGAACGTATCGCGGAGATTGCTGCGTACGCTTCCATTCCTTGCGTTACATGTAACGTCGAAGAGACAACAACATTTTCTTTAGAAGCCGTCGAATACCTTTTGCAAAATGATCCGTCTATTACCGCTATTGCTGTGGTGCATTGTGAAACGACGACGGGTATTTTAAACCCTATCTTTGAAGTGGCTAAGCTTTCAAAAGCGTATCATAAACTCTTGATCGTTGATGCTATGAGCAGTTTTGGAGGTATTCCAATCGACCTTGACGCACTGGATGCTGACGTGCTGATCTCCAGTGCCAATAAGTGTATTCAAGGTGTTCCAGGCTTTGGCTTTATGCTCTTTAAAAAAAAGATTTTAAAGCGTTGTTTCGGCAATGCGCGTTCCTTAAGCCTTGATGCGTATGCCCAATATAAAACCATGGAAGAAGGTGGTGGTAAATGGCGTTTTACCTCACCAACGCATGTTGTGCACGCCTTTATCGAAGCCTTGTATGAACTGGAAGAAGAAGGTGGCGTAGAGGCACGTTATACGCGTTATTGTACCAATCAGCGTTTGTTAATTGAAGGCATGGAAGCTTTGAATTTTGAATGCGTCATCGACCAAACCTTGCAAAGTCCTATCATCACGAGTTTTTATAGTCCAAACCATACTTCGTACGATTTTAAAGAATTTTATTTACGCCTCAAACACAAAGGGTTTGTCATCTACCCTGGTAAAGTTTCCAATATCGAGAGCTTTCGCATCGGTACGATCGGGCATGTTTTTCCTGAGGATATTGCCCGCTTACTCAAAGCCGTGCAAGAGGCAATTTTTTGGTAA
- a CDS encoding sensor histidine kinase yields the protein MNEDVLETSDLVLQEIKNKRETGELTLFFGALAGVGKTYTMLRNAKELLKSGTHVCIGYVEMHGRAETERLTQGIPSIAPKKIVYRGSMLYELDIDAILEAKPDVVLIDELAHSNAPTSRHQKRYQDVLEILDNGIDVYSTMNVQHLESLNDLVLQITGVKVTETVPDSILERVDKIQIIDIPPEKLVERLKEGKIYKLQSVEKALMNFFKLGNINALREIALKQAAGRVSKDVYDLYKENRLERWEAVEKVMVCIDGSEFSANLIRYAKRLSSQMNAEWIALYVDDFSTNNREKLAKNIRLAEELGAEVNTVSGQDVGEEILKHARARFVTHIVVAKRKKNFIGKFWRMDIADELLNAGNEFCIISYINKTQEQKLEAYTLDEETKEEAPLWHSLFGLGLLGVITFGCIVFRNHLELLNVALLILIPVLIVASRGDMKTSMVITFVGVGLFNYFFVPPVYTFVVSDISHLWSFFIFFIVAYLISSQAKKLKLIGEAIREREKRVRRLYKLSRRVTAVSEIKQVIKIAMPLIAESLGKETFFFLRKHVDEMPKLYAHYDPKSPLSSKKYDAMFEKLEAIFISSSEKAVLDWCLDNGKIAGAGTDTFLASDMLYIPIKSREVVYGALGLKIKQDEMSTEFKMFLDSVTSVMAVSFERISLSEKNSKNAITLAREELKNALYGSISHDLRTPLASILGMVSMLKTDETWLDEKKRVIISQVIFSAKKMERLMNNLLDSARFESHQVVLKKDWCDIADIFSQAAREFEDILKERNFSIKIEEESGIFKADCVLIERVVVNLLENAIKYSQHGSAITLGFQKEGARCNIFVLNEDSHISEEDLKMVFEKFFRIKGISDDINGSGLGLFICKKIVEAHEGTIWARNVENSVIFEFNIPIEE from the coding sequence ATGAATGAAGATGTCTTAGAAACGAGTGATCTGGTTCTTCAAGAGATCAAAAACAAACGCGAAACGGGTGAGCTAACGCTCTTCTTTGGAGCCCTTGCAGGTGTGGGTAAAACCTACACCATGCTTCGCAACGCCAAAGAATTGCTTAAAAGTGGTACACACGTTTGCATCGGTTATGTTGAGATGCACGGCAGGGCTGAAACAGAGCGTTTAACCCAAGGTATCCCTTCCATTGCACCTAAAAAGATCGTGTACCGTGGAAGTATGCTTTATGAACTCGATATCGATGCCATTTTGGAAGCTAAACCCGATGTCGTGCTCATTGATGAGTTAGCCCACAGTAATGCTCCTACTTCAAGGCATCAAAAACGGTATCAAGATGTTTTAGAGATCTTAGACAATGGCATTGATGTTTACAGCACGATGAATGTCCAACACCTTGAGAGCCTTAACGATTTGGTATTGCAAATTACGGGTGTGAAGGTCACTGAAACCGTTCCTGATAGCATTTTAGAACGCGTCGATAAAATCCAAATCATCGACATCCCTCCTGAAAAATTGGTTGAGCGGCTTAAAGAAGGGAAAATCTACAAACTCCAAAGCGTTGAAAAAGCACTCATGAACTTTTTCAAGCTTGGCAACATCAATGCTCTGAGAGAAATTGCGCTAAAACAAGCCGCAGGGCGCGTGAGCAAAGACGTTTACGATCTGTATAAAGAGAACAGACTGGAGCGTTGGGAAGCGGTTGAAAAGGTGATGGTGTGCATCGATGGCAGTGAATTTTCCGCCAATTTGATCCGCTATGCCAAACGGCTCTCTTCGCAGATGAATGCAGAGTGGATCGCGCTTTATGTTGATGATTTTTCAACGAATAATCGTGAAAAACTGGCTAAAAATATCCGCTTAGCGGAGGAATTAGGCGCTGAGGTCAACACCGTCTCAGGGCAAGATGTAGGCGAAGAGATTTTAAAACATGCGAGGGCGCGGTTTGTAACGCACATCGTTGTGGCGAAACGCAAAAAGAATTTTATAGGCAAGTTTTGGCGTATGGATATTGCCGATGAGCTCCTTAATGCGGGCAATGAATTTTGCATTATTTCGTACATTAACAAAACCCAAGAGCAAAAATTAGAAGCGTACACCCTTGATGAAGAGACAAAAGAGGAAGCTCCTTTGTGGCACTCTCTCTTTGGACTGGGCTTGCTGGGTGTGATTACCTTTGGGTGTATCGTTTTTAGAAATCATTTAGAACTTTTGAATGTCGCACTGCTTATTCTCATTCCTGTGCTGATCGTTGCTTCCAGAGGTGATATGAAAACCTCGATGGTGATTACCTTTGTTGGTGTCGGACTTTTTAACTACTTTTTTGTGCCTCCTGTTTATACCTTTGTCGTGAGTGACATCTCGCATCTGTGGAGCTTTTTCATCTTTTTCATCGTTGCTTATCTGATCTCATCGCAAGCGAAAAAGCTCAAACTCATTGGCGAAGCGATACGCGAACGAGAGAAGAGGGTGAGACGACTGTATAAACTAAGCCGTCGGGTGACGGCTGTTTCTGAGATAAAGCAGGTGATTAAAATAGCCATGCCCTTAATCGCTGAATCGCTCGGCAAAGAGACCTTCTTTTTCCTACGTAAGCATGTGGATGAGATGCCAAAACTCTATGCGCATTATGATCCTAAAAGTCCACTTTCGAGTAAAAAATACGATGCGATGTTTGAAAAATTAGAGGCTATTTTTATCTCTTCAAGTGAAAAAGCCGTCCTTGATTGGTGTTTGGACAATGGCAAAATAGCAGGGGCTGGCACGGACACCTTTTTGGCTTCGGATATGCTCTACATTCCGATTAAAAGCCGCGAGGTCGTTTATGGGGCACTTGGGCTTAAAATCAAACAAGATGAGATGAGCACAGAGTTTAAGATGTTTTTAGACTCTGTCACCAGTGTCATGGCGGTCTCTTTTGAGCGTATTTCACTTTCTGAGAAAAACAGTAAAAATGCGATTACTCTAGCACGTGAAGAGCTTAAAAATGCGCTGTATGGTTCCATCTCGCATGATTTACGAACACCGCTTGCTTCCATCTTGGGGATGGTTTCGATGCTTAAGACGGATGAGACGTGGCTGGATGAGAAAAAACGCGTTATCATCTCCCAAGTTATTTTTAGCGCGAAAAAGATGGAACGTCTGATGAATAATCTGCTCGATTCTGCACGGTTTGAAAGCCATCAAGTGGTTCTTAAAAAAGATTGGTGCGATATTGCAGACATCTTCTCGCAAGCGGCGAGGGAGTTTGAAGATATTTTAAAAGAGCGCAATTTCAGTATCAAAATTGAAGAAGAGTCGGGTATTTTTAAAGCCGATTGTGTTTTGATAGAACGCGTGGTCGTCAATCTTCTGGAAAATGCGATTAAATATTCGCAACACGGAAGTGCCATCACCTTAGGGTTTCAAAAAGAGGGTGCAAGGTGTAACATCTTTGTTTTAAATGAAGACAGTCACATCAGTGAAGAAGACCTCAAAATGGTATTTGAAAAGTTTTTCCGAATCAAAGGCATTAGCGATGACATCAATGGCAGTGGTTTAGGGCTTTTTATCTGCAAAAAAATCGTTGAAGCGCATGAGGGAACGATTTGGGCGAGAAATGTGGAAAACAGTGTCATTTTTGAGTTTAACATTCCCATAGAGGAGTAA